The stretch of DNA CGACAACAACGGTCGGTCTCTGGTTGCCGCTGGATGAAAGGCGGGGGGCACGTCAAACCGCGCTCCTACGGGGAAACAGTTGGACTAACGATTTTACCTACCCGCACCCGGCAGCAATGGTGAAACGCCCGGCATTCGATCGAACCTTGAGCAGGCCATTTCCGATCGCGGGCCTACGCCCCGGCGTCGCTACGCGACATCTGAATACCGATGTTCGACCTCCATCATCTCGAAGACCGCCTTCGCCGTCGATCATTGCGTGTTCGACGAACGGACCAATCTCGCTGCGAGGGTTGCGCTCGCGCCATCGGTGAAAAGATCGGCTTGCACAGCATCGTTGCCAGCCAATGCTCTGGCGGCGCGGGGAAAAGCGGCTAGGAACGAGGCAAAGATCGAGGAGAGAGACATGAGCGTGACGGAACAGGCGGTCGGCGTGATCGGCGCCGGACAGATGGGCGCAGGCATTGCGCAGGTATCGGCGCAGGCAGGGTACCGCGTGCTGCTGGCCGACGTGTCGCTGGACCAGGCGGCCCAGGGTAAGGCGGGTATCGCCAAGGCACTCGGCCGGCTGGTCGAGAAGGAGAAGATCGGAACCGAAGCGCGCGATGCGGCGCTCGCGTTGATCGAGCCGGTCGCGAGTGTCGCGGCGATGGGCGACTGTGCGATCGTGGTCGAGGCGGCGACCGAGCGCGAGGCGGTGAAGCGCGCGATCTTTGCGGAGGTCGGCAAGGTACTGGGGCCGGACGCGATCCTGGCATCGAACACCTCGTCGATCCCGATCACGCGGCTGGCGCAGGCGGCGCCCGATGCGGCGCGGTTCATGGGCGTGCACTTCTTCAACCCAGTGCCGGTGATGCGGCCGATCGAGCTGATCCGCGGCCTTGCGACGTCGGACGCCACCGTAGCGGCGGTCGAGGCGTTTGCGGAAAAGCTCGGCAAGCAGGTGGTGCATGCGAACGACGCGCCGGGCTTCATCGTCAATCGCGTGCTGATGCCGATGATCAACGAGGCGTGCTTCGCGCTGGGCGAGGGCGTGGCGACCGTGCGTGACATCGACCTCGCGTGCCAGCTTGGATTGAACCATCCGATGGGCCCGCTGACGCTGGCTGACTTCATCGGCCTCGACACCTGCCTGGAGATCACGCGCGTGTTGTTCGAGGGGACGGGCGATCCGAAGTTCCGGCCCGCGCCGGTGCTCGTCAAATATGTCGAGGCCGGGTGGTTCGGTCGGAAGACCAAGCGCGGCTTCTACGATTATTCGGGTGCCGAACCGGTGCCTACCCGGTAATGACCTGCGCGCCGGTTGGAGCGTCCGGGTCGTCTCTGATGTCAGCGCGCACGGAGTAGGATCGGAGGCGGTCCTACCGGCGCGGCGCGGTAGGTCGAACGCGGTCGGCGCAGCAGCCTCGACCGCGTTCGACCAGCGCCGTCGCGCACTGCACTAGGTCACGTCATCGCGTCATTGGGCCGCGCCATCGAGCAAGACGACGGTGGCGGCAAGCGGCGCGGACAAGGCATGGTAGCTCGATACGGCGGCGAAGCCTGCGACACCTGCGCCGAGCGCGACGATGCAGAGGAACTCGAACGCGGACGATCGGTGCCTGCTGCTGGCGGATCGATCGACCGTGCGCCGGGCCGAGTCTGAGCGCGGCGCGCTGCGTCGATCGATCGTCTTCTGACGGCGATCGAGTACGGGCTCGCTCAACAACGCGGCGAGACTGATCGGGTCCTGCGTTCGCACGCCGAAACGGCTGCCCCCGTTCCACACCACGCGGCCGATGATGATGAGCGTCCCGCGGCGGATCTCGACATAGGTACCGAGCGGGGGTGGTTCGCTGCTCGAGACGAGCATACCCTTGTCCGACAGCTCATGAATGCATCCGCTCGACCATTTGCCGCCGACATTCATGCGACAGGGAACGGAGAGTTCCTTCATAGCCTGATATTCTCATTCGATCTGGATGGATCCTCGTCGAACATTGGTATTCCGGCGACGGGTTCGCCCCAATCCGGGAAATATACGGATACGACGCCGGTGCTGCCGGCCACGTGCGTGGCGCAGCATCCGTGCCGGCCTATCGGGCCAGCGCGATCAGTTGGGCGATGCCGTTGGTCCCGGTCTTCGCGACGATCGCGGCACGGTGATCCTCGACCGTCTTGGGACTGATGTCGAGCGCGGCGGCAATCGCCTGGTTGTTGTGGCCCTTCACGAGCAGGTCGAACACCTGGCGCTGGCGTGGCGTCAGCGTCGCGGTTCGCGCGTGCGCGGAGCGTTGCGCCTTGGACCAGGCCACCCCTTCGGCGATCGACGCGAGCAACCGGTCCTCGTCGATCGGCTTTTCGAGATAGTCGAGACCGCCGTAGCGACGGACCGAATCCACCGCGTTGGCGGTCGTCGGCCAGGCGGTCATGAAGATGATCGCGACCGCCGGATCGAGGATCCGCACGCGATCGGCAAAGTCGAACCCGTCAATGTCGTTCATCATCACGTCGGTGACGATGCAGTGCGCCGGCGCGCGTTCATAGATTTCGATCAAAGGGGCGGGATCGAGGAACGGCTCCGCGATATGGCCGTGACGACGCAGCAGCCGCGCGACGGTGGCGCCGAGATCGTGATCGTCGTCTACGACATAGACCAGACCGTGCGCTGGGTCGGTCATTCGGGCTCTCCAACGAGCGGAAGGGAGATGGTCGCGCGCGTCTCACCGGCGGCATCGGTGGTCCGGGTCAGGCTGCCGCCATGCGCCTCGACGATCGCGCGGGCGACCAGGATACCGACGCCCATGCCCGGTTGCGCGCGCTGGGGGGGCTTGCTTCCGTTGACGACGGCAAGGTGAACGCGGTCGGCGGTCCGGGACACCGCGAGCGACACGCGGCCGTCGTCACAGGCCTGGACCGCGTTGCGCACCAGGTTGACGATCGCCTGCGCGAGTTCGACCTCCTGCGCGAGGATGACCAGATCCGGCGCGACGGTGCCGATCGACAGCGTCACGCCGTGCGCCTTCGCCTCGGGTTGCGCGAGTGCCGCAACGGTATCGATCAACGTCGCGAGCGGCAGGGGCGAGGGCAGGTCGACCGTGCGACCGCCGAACCGCCGCAACCGGCGGACCAGCGTCGACAAGGCGGCGGCCTTGCGATCGATCAGCGCCGCAGTGGTGGCGATCTCGACATCGGCGGAGACGGTCAGTTCGTGCAGATGCTTCGCCTCGATCGCCAGCGTCGAGAGCGGCTGGCTGATCTCGTGGATGACCGCCACCGACATCGCGCGCAACGTCTTCAGCCGCTCGGCCTGGAACAGCAGGCGATCGCGGCGTTCGAGATCGACCCGAACCCTCGCCTGCGCATCCGCGAAACTGCCCGCCAGATATCCGACGACCATGATCGAGGCGAGGCTCATGTGCAGCGCGAGGCGTTCGCCCATGTCCATCGGCATGGCGGTCTGCGGCAGGACCATCGCCGCCACGACGACGATCGCCAGCCAGCTCGCCAGTCGTCCGAACCGCAACCCGATCCATGCGACCGCGAGCAGCACGGGCGTATGCGGCGTCCCCAGGCCGATCCTCGCGAGCAGGATCTCGATCGCGAACGACGATGCGAGAATCAGCACGGCTTCCGCAACCGACGCTGCGCTAGGCCATTTTGGCCGCAACGCGCTTCCCGCCGCGAGGTCCGCGACCCAGAGCAGAGGCGGCGCAAGCAACAGGACGCCGAGCAGGTCGCCGACCACGAACCCGGTCAAGGACGTCACTGTCTCGCGCAGGCCGAAAACGCCGGTAAGGTCGGGACGCAGCAACGACCAGGGCAGCGCGGCCAACGCGGCGGCGGCCGGCGCACCGACCGCGGCAAGGCCGAGCGGCATCGGAGCCACGCTCATGCTCGTCTGCGCGCGGTCCGCCATCGTCCGGACCATCAGCACGACGAGCCCGTAGACAAGCGGCGGCCGTATCACGCCCAGAAGCTCAGTTCCCCATCCCGCGGACTCGAAATCGATCACGCCGGTTGCGAACTGCACGACCGTCTCGGTTGCCACGATCGCAAGGATCAGCCGGGGCCCGCGTCGCCACAGCAGCGCGATGCGCAGGCCGGCCGCGGGATAGAGCAGCGAATAGAAGCCGCGCCCACCCCAGCCTGCGGCGATGTGATGCGCCGCCCAGAAGGCGACCGCGTAGCCGAGCAACCAGGGAAGGTCCGCGACTTTGGGGAGGGCGACGGTGGCGGAAGACGGGAAGCGGGACGCCGCAAAGGGCTGGGCGAGCGTGGTCATTGCGGTCTCCCTGCCAGATCGCCGTGTCCTGGGGTATCCGGGCGAATCCCGGAATGCGATCCTGGGGAAGGATTGACCTGGCGCTGCGGCTCGGTGGCGGTCTCGCTTGCCGAACGTCGCTCTTGGGCTGCAGGTCAAGGCAGTGGTCTTTTGCCAAAGCGCTGCGCCTCCGCAAGCAACGCTTCTTCGAAGGGAAGCAGTTGATGCCTCGGAAGTAAACCGCCGTGCTACTTCGTCACCGGCCGATCGCCGGCCAGCGCACGCCGGAGTGCCGCCACTTCCGCATTCAACGCCGCGAGCCGATCGGGCGTCATGCCCGAACGCTCGACGATCAGCGGCCCCAGGCACCCGGTCTCCGTCCACCGCGCCCGTCCGGTCTCGGTCAGCCGCACCCGCACCTGTCGTTCGTCGGCGGGGTTGCGGATGCGAGTCACCAGCCCCGCAGCCTCGAGCCGTTTCGCCAAGGGGGTGATCGTGCTCGGTTCGAGCGCGAGCCGTTCGGCGATCGCACCGATCGAGCAGCCATCCTCCGCTTCGTTCAGCGTCTGGAGGACGAGAAACTGAGGATAGGTGATGCCGAGCTTGTCGAGCACCGGCTTGTAGGCGCGATTGATCGCGATCGTCGCCGCATAGAGCGAAAAGCAGAGCTGGTCGTCGAGGGGTAAGGGGTTGGACACGGCAAGCTCCTTCAGGCGTCCTCTACAGATAATTGGTTATCGCGGCAAATGTTACTGGACTTGCCTATCATGCACACTTAGATAGTTATCGCGATAAGCAATTTGGAGATTTCAACATGTCCGTCGATGTCAAATACACCACCGAAGCCACCGCAACCGGCGGCCGTGATGGCCATGCACGGTCGCAGGACGGTCGCCTCGACGTCGCGCTCTCGACGCCGAAGGAACTGGGCGGTGCTGGCGGCGACGGCAGCAACCCCGAGCAGCTGTTCGCCGCGGGCTATTCCGCCTGCTTCATCGGCGCGCTCAAGGTGGCGTGTCAGCAATTGAAGATGAAGCTGCCCGACGACGTCGCGGTGACGGCAAAGGTCGGTATCGGCCCGCGCTCGGCCGGCGGTTTCGGTATCACCACGGATCTGACCGTGTCGCTCCCGGGGATCGAGCGAGCCGAGGCACAGCGTCTGGTCGATGCAGCT from Sphingomonas sp. HMP9 encodes:
- a CDS encoding PilZ domain-containing protein: MKELSVPCRMNVGGKWSSGCIHELSDKGMLVSSSEPPPLGTYVEIRRGTLIIIGRVVWNGGSRFGVRTQDPISLAALLSEPVLDRRQKTIDRRSAPRSDSARRTVDRSASSRHRSSAFEFLCIVALGAGVAGFAAVSSYHALSAPLAATVVLLDGAAQ
- a CDS encoding MarR family winged helix-turn-helix transcriptional regulator translates to MSNPLPLDDQLCFSLYAATIAINRAYKPVLDKLGITYPQFLVLQTLNEAEDGCSIGAIAERLALEPSTITPLAKRLEAAGLVTRIRNPADERQVRVRLTETGRARWTETGCLGPLIVERSGMTPDRLAALNAEVAALRRALAGDRPVTK
- a CDS encoding response regulator transcription factor, with product MTDPAHGLVYVVDDDHDLGATVARLLRRHGHIAEPFLDPAPLIEIYERAPAHCIVTDVMMNDIDGFDFADRVRILDPAVAIIFMTAWPTTANAVDSVRRYGGLDYLEKPIDEDRLLASIAEGVAWSKAQRSAHARTATLTPRQRQVFDLLVKGHNNQAIAAALDISPKTVEDHRAAIVAKTGTNGIAQLIALAR
- a CDS encoding sensor histidine kinase, whose translation is MTTLAQPFAASRFPSSATVALPKVADLPWLLGYAVAFWAAHHIAAGWGGRGFYSLLYPAAGLRIALLWRRGPRLILAIVATETVVQFATGVIDFESAGWGTELLGVIRPPLVYGLVVLMVRTMADRAQTSMSVAPMPLGLAAVGAPAAAALAALPWSLLRPDLTGVFGLRETVTSLTGFVVGDLLGVLLLAPPLLWVADLAAGSALRPKWPSAASVAEAVLILASSFAIEILLARIGLGTPHTPVLLAVAWIGLRFGRLASWLAIVVVAAMVLPQTAMPMDMGERLALHMSLASIMVVGYLAGSFADAQARVRVDLERRDRLLFQAERLKTLRAMSVAVIHEISQPLSTLAIEAKHLHELTVSADVEIATTAALIDRKAAALSTLVRRLRRFGGRTVDLPSPLPLATLIDTVAALAQPEAKAHGVTLSIGTVAPDLVILAQEVELAQAIVNLVRNAVQACDDGRVSLAVSRTADRVHLAVVNGSKPPQRAQPGMGVGILVARAIVEAHGGSLTRTTDAAGETRATISLPLVGEPE
- a CDS encoding 3-hydroxyacyl-CoA dehydrogenase NAD-binding domain-containing protein, giving the protein MSVTEQAVGVIGAGQMGAGIAQVSAQAGYRVLLADVSLDQAAQGKAGIAKALGRLVEKEKIGTEARDAALALIEPVASVAAMGDCAIVVEAATEREAVKRAIFAEVGKVLGPDAILASNTSSIPITRLAQAAPDAARFMGVHFFNPVPVMRPIELIRGLATSDATVAAVEAFAEKLGKQVVHANDAPGFIVNRVLMPMINEACFALGEGVATVRDIDLACQLGLNHPMGPLTLADFIGLDTCLEITRVLFEGTGDPKFRPAPVLVKYVEAGWFGRKTKRGFYDYSGAEPVPTR
- a CDS encoding organic hydroperoxide resistance protein encodes the protein MSVDVKYTTEATATGGRDGHARSQDGRLDVALSTPKELGGAGGDGSNPEQLFAAGYSACFIGALKVACQQLKMKLPDDVAVTAKVGIGPRSAGGFGITTDLTVSLPGIERAEAQRLVDAAHQICPYSNATRGNVDVGLTLA